One stretch of Enterobacter sp. RHBSTW-00994 DNA includes these proteins:
- the yafC gene encoding DNA-binding transcriptional regulator YafC translates to MKATSEELTIFVAVVESGSFSRAAEQLGQANSAISRSVKKLEMKLGVSLLNRTTRQLSLTEEGERYFRRVQSVLQEMAAAETEIMETRSTPRGLLRIDAATPVVLHFLMPLIKPFRERYPEMTLSLVSSETFINLIERKVDVAIRAGTLTDSSLRARPLFTSYRRIIASPQYIAQFGRPETVEDLRQHMCLGFTEPLSLNTWPVACHDGQLHVVTSGLSSNSGETLKQLCLEGNGIACLSDYMIDKEIARGELVELMADKRLPVEMPFSAVYYSDRAVSTRIRAFIDFLSEHVKTAPKELCER, encoded by the coding sequence ATGAAAGCAACGTCGGAAGAGCTGACAATCTTTGTCGCTGTAGTGGAAAGTGGCAGTTTTAGCCGAGCCGCCGAGCAACTTGGGCAGGCAAATTCGGCAATCAGCCGCTCGGTAAAGAAGCTGGAAATGAAGCTTGGGGTCAGTTTACTTAACCGGACAACGCGGCAATTAAGCCTGACCGAAGAGGGTGAGCGCTATTTTCGCCGCGTACAGTCCGTTTTGCAGGAAATGGCGGCCGCAGAGACAGAGATAATGGAAACACGCAGTACTCCGCGTGGGTTGCTGCGCATTGATGCGGCAACACCAGTTGTTCTGCATTTTTTGATGCCACTCATTAAACCTTTCCGGGAACGCTACCCTGAGATGACCTTGTCGCTTGTCTCCTCTGAGACATTTATCAATCTGATTGAGCGAAAAGTAGATGTCGCGATCCGGGCAGGAACATTAACTGACTCAAGCTTGCGTGCCCGACCATTGTTCACAAGCTATCGCAGGATTATTGCCTCACCACAGTATATTGCCCAGTTTGGCCGGCCAGAGACGGTGGAAGACCTCAGGCAGCATATGTGCCTCGGATTTACTGAACCGTTATCGCTAAACACCTGGCCTGTCGCCTGCCATGATGGGCAGCTTCATGTTGTTACCAGCGGTTTATCTTCAAATAGCGGGGAAACTCTCAAACAACTGTGTCTTGAAGGCAACGGAATTGCGTGTTTATCCGATTATATGATTGATAAAGAGATTGCCCGAGGTGAACTCGTAGAATTAATGGCAGATAAACGTCTACCGGTAGAGATGCCGTTCAGCGCGGTGTACTACAGTGACAGAGCTGTGAGTACGCGAATAAGGGCATTTATTGACTTTCTTAGTGAGCATGTAAAAACAGCCCCGAAGGAGCTGTGTGAGAGGTAG
- a CDS encoding endonuclease/exonuclease/phosphatase family protein: MRKNTYAMRYVAGMPAERILPPGSFASLSQALPAGTPLSSDEKIRVLVWNIFKQQRAEWLSVLKNFGKDAHLVLLQEAQTTPELVRFATTNYLAADQVPAFVLPQHPSGVMTLSAAHPVYCCPLREREPILRLAKSALVTVYPLPDTRLLMVVNIHAVNFSLGVDVYSKQLLPIGDQIAHHSGPIIMAGDFNAWSRPRMNALYRFAREMSLREVRFSDDQRKKAFGRPLDFVFYRGLSVHDASVLVTRASDHNPLLVEFSPGKPDK; the protein is encoded by the coding sequence GTGCGAAAAAATACCTATGCCATGCGCTATGTTGCCGGAATGCCAGCGGAGAGAATTTTGCCTCCGGGGTCGTTTGCGAGCCTCAGCCAGGCATTGCCCGCTGGTACACCGTTAAGCAGTGATGAAAAAATTCGCGTACTGGTCTGGAATATCTTTAAACAACAACGTGCGGAATGGTTATCTGTACTGAAAAACTTTGGTAAGGATGCTCATCTGGTCCTCTTACAAGAGGCACAAACCACACCTGAGCTGGTCAGATTCGCAACGACGAACTATCTGGCCGCCGATCAGGTTCCGGCATTTGTTTTGCCGCAACACCCTTCTGGCGTGATGACTTTATCAGCCGCACATCCGGTGTATTGCTGCCCACTGCGTGAACGTGAGCCCATTCTGCGCCTGGCAAAATCGGCACTGGTGACGGTGTATCCATTGCCTGACACCCGCCTGTTGATGGTCGTTAATATTCACGCCGTGAACTTCAGTCTGGGTGTGGATGTGTATAGTAAGCAGTTACTTCCTATTGGCGATCAGATAGCGCACCACAGTGGGCCGATCATTATGGCAGGGGATTTCAATGCCTGGAGTCGTCCGCGCATGAATGCGCTGTATCGCTTCGCACGCGAAATGTCGCTGCGTGAAGTCCGTTTTAGTGATGACCAGCGTAAGAAAGCCTTCGGTCGTCCTCTCGATTTTGTCTTCTATCGTGGTTTGAGCGTGCATGATGCTTCTGTGCTGGTGACACGCGCCTCTGACCATAATCCTCTACTCGTCGAATTCAGTCCCGGCAAGCCTGATAAATAA
- the dkgB gene encoding 2,5-didehydrogluconate reductase DkgB, producing MAIPAFGLGTFRLKDDVVIASVKTALELGYRAVDTAQIYENEAAVGLALEESAIPRNELFITTKIWIENLSKDNLLPSLKKSLKKLRTDYVDLTLIHWPSPNDAVSVEEFMQALLDAKTQGLTREIGISNFTIPLMEKAIAAVGAENIATNQIELSPYLQNRKVVDWAKQHGIHITSYMTLAYGNALKDDVILRIAGKHNATAAQVILAWAMDEGYAVIPSSTKRENLETNLAALDLKLDEEDKRAIAALECNDRLVSPEGLAPDWD from the coding sequence ATGGCTATCCCTGCATTCGGTCTTGGCACTTTCCGCCTGAAAGACGACGTTGTTATCGCATCTGTAAAAACCGCACTTGAACTGGGCTATCGTGCCGTTGATACCGCACAGATTTATGAAAATGAAGCCGCTGTTGGCCTGGCACTTGAAGAGAGTGCTATTCCCCGCAATGAGCTCTTTATCACCACGAAAATCTGGATTGAAAACCTCAGCAAGGACAATCTACTCCCAAGCCTGAAGAAAAGCCTGAAAAAACTACGTACAGACTATGTTGATCTGACATTAATCCACTGGCCATCACCGAATGATGCTGTTTCTGTTGAAGAGTTTATGCAGGCACTGCTGGATGCGAAGACGCAGGGTTTAACCCGCGAGATAGGTATCTCCAACTTCACCATCCCTCTGATGGAAAAGGCAATTGCGGCCGTTGGGGCGGAGAATATTGCCACCAATCAGATCGAGCTTTCTCCTTATCTGCAAAACCGTAAAGTGGTCGACTGGGCAAAACAGCACGGTATCCATATTACCTCTTACATGACGTTGGCCTATGGTAACGCATTGAAAGATGACGTTATCTTACGTATCGCTGGTAAGCATAATGCCACAGCTGCACAGGTGATCCTGGCATGGGCGATGGATGAAGGTTATGCGGTTATCCCGTCGTCAACGAAACGTGAAAATCTGGAAACTAATCTGGCTGCGTTGGACCTCAAGTTGGATGAAGAAGACAAAAGAGCAATCGCTGCACTGGAGTGCAACGACCGCCTTGTCAGCCCAGAAGGTTTAGCCCCTGACTGGGACTAA
- a CDS encoding MFS transporter has translation MPLALLALTISAFAIGTTEFVIVGLVPTIADQLAISLPSAGLLVSIYALGVAVGAPVLTALTGRFPRKQLLMALMVLFTAGNVLAWQAPDYTTLVVARLLTGLAHGVFFSIGSTIATSLVSKEKAASAIAIMFGGLTVALVTGVPLGTFIGQHFGWRETFLAVSMLGVIALVASLVLVPSNIPGRASATLSDQLKVLTHPRLLIIYAITALGYGGVFTAFTFLAPMMQDLAGFSPGTVSWILLGYGVSVAIGNIWGGKLADKHGAVPALKFIFAALAALLVVFQFTASVQYAALATVLVMGIFAFGNVPGLQVYVVQKAELYTPNAVDVASGLNIAAFNIGIAIGSIIGGQVVENFGLAQTPWIGAVIVLAAFLLIGLSGRLDKPDRVAFE, from the coding sequence ATGCCACTGGCGCTACTCGCCCTGACAATCAGTGCCTTTGCTATTGGCACGACTGAATTTGTTATTGTAGGACTCGTGCCTACTATTGCCGACCAGCTAGCGATTTCGCTGCCTTCAGCAGGGCTGCTGGTTTCTATTTACGCCCTGGGGGTTGCTGTTGGCGCGCCCGTGCTGACGGCGCTTACCGGACGATTCCCGCGTAAACAGCTGTTGATGGCTCTGATGGTCTTATTCACCGCTGGGAACGTTCTGGCCTGGCAAGCGCCAGACTACACTACACTGGTAGTGGCGCGGCTTTTGACCGGTCTTGCACATGGCGTGTTTTTCTCAATAGGATCTACCATTGCTACGAGCCTTGTCTCAAAAGAGAAAGCAGCATCCGCCATTGCTATCATGTTTGGCGGCTTAACCGTCGCGCTAGTGACAGGTGTTCCGCTGGGGACGTTCATTGGTCAGCATTTTGGTTGGCGTGAAACATTCCTGGCTGTATCCATGCTGGGCGTGATTGCTCTGGTGGCGAGTTTAGTACTTGTTCCATCGAATATTCCCGGCCGGGCAAGCGCCACCCTGAGCGATCAGCTTAAAGTGCTGACTCATCCTCGCTTGCTGATCATCTACGCAATTACGGCGCTGGGATACGGTGGTGTCTTCACCGCTTTTACTTTCCTTGCACCAATGATGCAGGATCTCGCAGGTTTCTCCCCAGGTACGGTGAGCTGGATATTGCTGGGGTATGGTGTATCCGTTGCGATTGGCAACATCTGGGGCGGGAAGCTTGCGGACAAACATGGTGCAGTGCCTGCTCTGAAGTTCATTTTTGCGGCGCTCGCGGCCCTGCTGGTCGTGTTCCAGTTCACGGCTTCAGTTCAGTATGCTGCCCTGGCAACAGTGCTGGTGATGGGGATCTTCGCTTTTGGCAACGTACCTGGCTTGCAGGTCTATGTTGTACAGAAAGCAGAGCTCTATACACCTAACGCAGTTGATGTTGCTTCAGGTCTTAATATTGCCGCATTTAATATTGGGATTGCGATCGGCTCTATCATTGGCGGGCAAGTTGTAGAGAACTTTGGTTTGGCACAAACACCGTGGATTGGTGCAGTTATCGTTCTTGCGGCTTTCCTGCTGATTGGCTTGAGTGGACGTCTTGATAAACCTGATCGCGTGGCATTTGAATAA
- a CDS encoding class I SAM-dependent methyltransferase, translating into MTTHSHHDNVEKQFGSQASAYLSSAVHASGRDLVRLSERLSAVPEAHVLDLGCGAGHASFAAAQQVAQVTAYDLSSQMLDVVVAAAKAKSLNNITTRQGYAESLPFEDRSFDVVISRYSAHHWHDVGQALREVRRVLKAGGIFIIMDVMSPGHPVRDIWLQTVEALRDTSHVRNYSCGEWLSLTAEAGLISRSLITDRLPLEFSSWIARMRTPEALSQAIRLYQESASAEVKAYFELQEDGSFTSDMIMAEVQKAG; encoded by the coding sequence ATGACAACACACTCCCATCACGACAATGTCGAAAAACAGTTTGGCTCGCAGGCCAGTGCTTACCTGAGCAGTGCTGTGCATGCGTCCGGACGAGATTTAGTTCGTCTGAGCGAAAGGCTCTCCGCAGTCCCTGAGGCGCACGTACTGGATTTAGGCTGCGGAGCAGGGCATGCAAGTTTTGCGGCGGCACAGCAGGTTGCTCAGGTCACCGCGTATGATTTATCCAGTCAGATGTTGGACGTTGTTGTGGCGGCGGCAAAAGCAAAAAGTCTGAACAACATCACCACACGCCAGGGATATGCTGAGTCATTACCTTTTGAGGATCGGTCGTTTGATGTTGTCATCAGCCGCTACTCTGCCCATCACTGGCACGATGTGGGGCAAGCGTTAAGAGAAGTGAGGCGCGTGCTGAAAGCCGGAGGTATCTTTATCATTATGGATGTTATGTCTCCGGGACATCCGGTGCGTGATATCTGGTTGCAAACGGTTGAAGCGCTGCGTGATACATCACATGTGCGTAATTATTCCTGCGGGGAGTGGTTATCGCTGACTGCGGAAGCTGGATTAATTTCACGCTCGTTAATTACTGACCGTTTGCCTCTGGAATTTAGCTCCTGGATTGCACGTATGCGCACACCTGAAGCATTGAGTCAGGCCATCAGGTTGTATCAGGAGAGCGCATCTGCGGAGGTAAAAGCCTACTTTGAATTGCAGGAAGATGGATCATTTACAAGCGACATGATTATGGCTGAAGTGCAGAAAGCAGGATAA